One genomic region from Anopheles bellator chromosome 2, idAnoBellAS_SP24_06.2, whole genome shotgun sequence encodes:
- the LOC131207811 gene encoding leucine-rich repeats and immunoglobulin-like domains protein 3 → MLRLIATIIVAAVVGVGIWLPASTSGATPEGAETTVADGTSSSESDTMPMQPDASGGHFCQKQCPCLGNAIDCSKKNLKTLFHLPHWVENLELASNRLTHDVIEAQLSDLSKLQVLNLNHNRMTRLPVLRGLRNLIKLYVTGNEIDTIDVEAIAALPALKFLDLSRNAIQELPYTAFPNRNSLQYLNLNFNKLTLLAKGTFDRLASLKRLEISSNALEEVQSLTFQNLNQLKSLKLNNNRIPALMDGVFHGLTTIGLLELNNNTIRSIRKGGLFNLTSLTTLALARNAIVEIEHSGWEFTPKLVSLDLSYNQLRSLDRYTFEELSGLKTLLLQGNSIAAIGEGTFNETRALETLYLNENRISWTIEDMRGPFLGLGKLERLYLNANEIKSVSRNAFLGLKSLTQLELSQNNISSIQNNAFKDTVRLKNLIMNSTNLLCDCNLAWFYHWIKERKEVFQIDAECIYPIWLRNRLIRDLHAANFSCYDSPKPHLIDEPQSQLGIRGTNVVLVCRATSTAADRMTFKWKQDNLELPETQYTVDQNDTENGTIGSSVLTIPNIEQSGAGKYQCIITNTYGVVYSQKVKVTVGTYPKFRKTPTDVSVLEGKVARLDCDAAGDPKPQISWEKDGGNDFPAAKERRMRVIPHENAFLILNARPIDTGVYSCTAENPAGVIRANASVVVWDTPLILRRGSESSAMDSLLIPIGQPSVLRCKASPLSVAGGGSGTVPKPANVFWLKDGEPVALSGGRHFVTDEGLLLLIVDTELADAGLYECRLESEFGSETGSTRLVVVEGPEDMHGSVLGDGGYGGASGGSLAEENATGPFDWMKDSTVQMVAVLVLVCVLLVLVVWLIRMYRMEKRLLRGAGVSEDGEFDLATGMEINQPNLIVRSGVGTSTTPAGYFEYLIPMVANGGGSLTTNVDEEDVEGRSRSMGRDPRFFTKVVAKTNARSTELDSDDLDDDLSSKDSGTGGDCASATGSTNAAHRGSREDLKCLLHSLTRKHASDLELEHQRHLSPDDAHDPDSDPRLEPPPPIPPINATTAVLMMGSSTIGPASTRHHANDPGDDQHMLPPAALVAARMPTSQTFPAFVPSSAGGDGALKTTSLESSADPVLPPKKSSSRHQQQQHKQQIQVNQLYQLLLENPRLVEKPAKYRTKSMERSIDEYGAPTSTVSSGFGTGSSTGSTLTGGDRAYGRHSMTMGDLNR, encoded by the exons atgctccGATTAATTGCGACCATCATcgttgccgccgtcgttgGCGTTGGCATTTGGCTGCCAGCATCGACGTCCGGCGCAACCCCGGAGGGGGCGGAGACGACGGTGGCAGACGGCACTAGTAGCAGCGAAAGCGACACGATGCCAATGCAGCCGGACGCGTCCGGTGGACACTTCTGCCAGAAGCAGTGCCCCTGTCTGGGAAATGCCATCGATTGCTCGAAGAAAAACCTCAAGACGCTGTTCCACTTACCGCACTGGGTGGAAAATCT CGAGCTGGCGTCGAATCGTCTAACCCATGACGTGATCGAAGCGCAATTGTCCGACCTTAGCAAACTGCAAGTGCT AAACCTGAACCACAATCGAATGAcccggctgccggtgctgAGGGGCTTAAGGAATCTGATTAAACTGTACGTAACGGGCAACGAAATCGATACGATCGACGTGGAGGCGATAGCCGCTTTGCCGGCCCTGAAGTTCCTCGATCTTTCTCGGAACGCAATCCAGGAGCTGCCATACACGGCGTTTCCGAACCGGAACAGTCTTCAGTAtctgaatttaaatttcaacaaacTAACGCTGCTGGCAAAAGGTACCTTCGATCGGTTGGCGTCACTGAAACGACT AGAAATTAGCAGCAACGCGTTGGAGGAAGTGCAAAGCTTAACCTTTCAAAACCTGAACCAACTGAAGAGCCTGAAGCTGAACAACAATCGCATTCCGGCGCTGATGGATGGCGTGTTCCACGGACTAACGACGATCGGGTTACTCGAGTTGAACAACAACACCATTCGCAGCATCCGCAAGGGTGGGTTGTTCAATTTGACCAGCCTCACCACGCTGGCCCTGGCCCGGAATGCAATCGTCGAGATCGAGCACTCCGGGTGGGAGTTTACGCCCAAGCTGGTCAGCCTAGATTTGTCCTACAACCAGCTCCGGTCGCTCGATCGCTACACGTTCGAGGAACTGTCCGGGCTGAAAACGCTCTTGCTGCAGGGCAACAGCATCGCCGCGATCGGTGAGGGAACGTTCAACGAAACGAGAGCCCTGGAAACGTTGTATCTGAACGAAAATCGCATCTCGTGGACGATCGAGGATATGCGTGGACCGTTCCTGGGGCTGGGCAAGCTGGAGCGATTGTATCTGAATGCGAACGAAATCAAGTCCGTCAGCCGGAATGCGTTCCTGGGACTGAAATCCCTCACACAGTTGGAGCTTAGCCAGAACAACATCTCGTCGATTCAGAATAACGCTTTTAAGGATACCGTTCGATTGAAG AATTTAATTATGAACTCCACAAATCTGCTGTGCGACTGCAATCTGGCCTGGTTCTACCATTGGATCAAGGAGCGAAAAGAAGTGTTCCAGATCGATGCCGAGTGTATCTATCCGATTTGGTTACGCAATCGGCTGATACGTGATCTGCATGCGGCCAACTTTTCATGCT ACGATTCGCCAAAACCGCACCTGATCGATGAGCCCCAATCGCAGCTCGGCATTCGTGGCACCAACGTTGTGCTCGTGTGCAGGGCCACTTCGACGGCGGCCGATCGGATGACGTTCAAGTGGAAGCAGGATAATCTGGAGCTCCCGGAGACGCAGTATACCGTGGATCAGAATGACACCGAAAATGGCACGATCGGAAGCTCGGTGTTGACCATTCCGAACATAGAGCAGTCGGGCGCTGGCAAGTACCAGTGCATCATCACCAACACGTACGGTGTTGTGTATTCCCAGAAGGTTAAAGTGACCGTCGGGACGTACCCAAAGTTCCGCAAAACACCCACCGACGTGAGTGTGCTGGAGGGCAAAGTGGCCCGACTGGACTGTGATGCGGCCGGCGATCCCAAGCCGCAGATTTCGTGGGAGAAAGACGGGGGCAACGATTTCCCCGCGGCCAAGGAACGTCGCATGCGGGTCATTCCACACGAGAACGCTTTTCTGATATTGAACGCGCGGCCGATTGACACGGGCGTGTACAGCTGTACGGCGGAAAATCCGGCCGGAGTCATCCGTGCCAAtgcgtcggtggtggtgtgggaCACGCCTTTGATATTGCGGAGAGGTAGTGAATCGAGCGCGATGGACAGTTTGCTCATTCCGATCGGCCAGCCTAGTGTGTTGCGATGCAAAGCATCGCCGTTATCGGTGGCAGGCGGTGGATCCGGAACGGTTCCGAAGCCAGCTAACGTTTTCTGGCTGAAGGATGGTGAACCGGTGGCCCTGAGTGGCGGACGTCACTTTGTCACGGACGAGGGTCTGTTGCTACTAATCGTAGACACGGAACTGGCCGACGCCGGTCTGTATGAGTGTCGGTTGGAGAGTGAGTTTGGAAGCGAAACCGGCTCGACgcgattggtggtggttgaaggACCCGAGGATATGCACGGTTCGGTGCTGGGTGACGGCGGTTACGGAGGAGCAAGCGGCGGTAGTTTGGCAGAGGAAAATGCCACGGGACCATTCGATTGGATGAAGGATTCAACCGTGCAGATGGTGGCAGTATTGGTGCTGGTCTGCGTGTTACTCGTACTGGTCGTCTGGTTAATCAGAATGTACCGCATGGAGAAGCGACTTCTTCGAGGTGCTGGAGTTTCCGAGGATGGAGAGTTTGACCTGGCGACCGGCATGGAGATCAATCAGCCTAACTTGATCGTGCGCAGCGGTGTCGGAACATCGACCACTCCAGCCGGATACTTCGAGTACCTCATCCCGATGGTGGCAAACGGTGGTGGCTCTCTGACGACGAACGTTGATGAAGAAGATGTTGAGGGGCGATCACGAAGCATGGGTCGTGATCCACGGTTCTTCACAAAGGTTGTGGCGAAAACGAACGCACGGTCCACTGAGCTAGATTCCGACGATCTGGATGATGACCTATCGTCGAAGGATTCGGGCACCGGGGGTGATTGTGCATCGGCCACTGGCTCCACGAATGCGGCCCATCGAGGCAGCCGGGAAGATCTAAAGTGTTTGCTTCATTCGCTAACCCGGAAGCACGCCAGTGATCTCGAGCTCGAACACCAGCGTCATCTGTCGCCGGACGATGCGCACGATCCCGATTCGGATCCACGGctcgaaccaccaccacctataCCGCCAATCAACGCAACGACGGCTGTGTTAATGATGGGTTCGTCAACCATTGGCCCTGCTTCAACACGACACCACGCTAACGATCCGGGTGATGATCAGCACATGTTACCTCCGGCGGCTCTAGTGGCCGCGCGTATGCCAACTTCACAAACCTTCCCAGCGTTTGTGCCGTCGTCTGCGGGCGGAGACGGTGCGCTCAAGACAACATCCCTCGAATCGTCCGCCGATCCTGTGTTACCACCGAAGAAAAGCAGCAGCcgtcatcaacagcaacagcacaaaCAGCAAATACAGGTGAACCAACTGTACCAGTTGTTGCTGGAGAATCCGCGGTTGGTGGAAAAACCAGCAAAATATCGAACGAAATCGAtggaacgatcgatcgacgagtACGGAGCGCCCACTTCAACGGTTAGCAGTGGGTTTGGGACGGGCAGTAGCACCGGGAGCACGTTAACAGGTGGTGATCGTGCTTACGGCAGGCATTCGATGACAATGGGAGACCTGAACCGGTAG